A stretch of Camelina sativa cultivar DH55 chromosome 18, Cs, whole genome shotgun sequence DNA encodes these proteins:
- the LOC109130504 gene encoding uncharacterized protein LOC109130504: MAHPHFPKAMDVEITALKLLRTWYVESLPQQEGIDYIETFSPVAKLASVKLVLGLAAKHSWRLTQMDVTNAFLHGTLDEEIYMSLPQGYTPANGAPLPPNAVCRLHNSLYGLKQASRQWYHCFSTVLLNEGFEQAHGDNTLFVKQTGDSFIALLDLQAALHRAFKIKDLGAPKYFLGLEIARNASGILLCQRKYALDILAATSMLACKPENVPMDPTVNLSRESETFLEDATSYRELVGRLLYLTITRPDITFAVNNLSQFLSCPTDVHYAAALRVLWYLKNNPGQGIFFSVDTELCLNAFSDANYGTCPDSRRSVTGFCIYLGSSLINWKSKK, encoded by the exons ATGGCACATCCTCATTTTCCGAAAGCTATGGATGTGGAGATCACTGCTCTTAAGTTGCTTCGTACATGGTATGTTGAATCTTTACCCCAG CAAGAGGGCATTGATTATATTGAAACGTTTTCTCCTGTTGCTAAACTTGCCAGTGTAAAGCTTGTTCTTGGTCTTGCAGCTAAACATAGTTGGAGATTAACTCAAATGGATGTTACTAATGCTTTCTTGCATGGTACTTTGGATGAGGAGATCTACATGAGCTTACCTCAAGGTTATACTCCTGCGAATGGTGCTCCTCTACCTCCAAATGCAGTTTGCAGGCTTCATAACTCACTGTATGGTCTTAAACAGGCGTCCAGACAATGGTACCATTGCTTCTCCACGGTTCTTCTCAATGAAGGGTTCGAACAAGCACATGGGGACAACACCTTATTTGTGAAGCAAACTGGTGACTCGTTCATTGCATTGTtg GATCTACAAGCTGCTCTTCATAGAGCTTTTAAGATCAAGGATTTAGGAGCCCCGAAGTATTTTCTTGGTCTGGAGATTGCTAGGAATGCTTCCGGGATTTTGTTGTGTCAACGCAAGTATGCCTTGGATATCCTTGCGGCCACAAGTATGCTTGCTTGCAAACCCGAAAATGTCCCTATGGATCCAACGGTAAATCTAAGTAGAGAATCTGAAACTTTTCTAGAGGATGCAACTTCTTATAGGGAATTGGTAGGCAGATTGTTGTACCTTACCATCACTAGGCCAGACATCACGTTTGCTGTCAACAATCTTAGCCAATTCCTATCTTGTCCTACTGATGTGCATTATGCAGCTGCTCTACGTGTGTTGTGGTACCTTAAGAACAATCCTGGTCAAGGAATTTTCTTCTCTGTCGATACTGAGTTATGTCTTAATGCCTTCAGTGATGCCAACTATGGAACGTGTCCTGACTCAAGGAGATCTGTTACTGGATTTTGCATTTATCTAGGCAGCTCTTTGATCAATTGGAAGtctaaaaaatag